In Alphaproteobacteria bacterium, the DNA window CTTCCTCGCCTTTCATCCGACATTTCCCAGATAATGCTTAAAGCGCTATCGTCCGCTGGTGGAGCTCGTATCCGGGCCACGACCCCGAGCTTTTCCGTCACCACCCGAGCTGGACCGCAGGCCGCAACGAAAGCGCCTAGTTGCACGTCGCCGCCGCGGTGGGCTCAAACCTGCCTTGAGCGACATTCACCAGATAGCCTCCGGGTTCGCGGAAATCTTACCACCGTGCCACCGTCGAGGGAACGGGATCATTTTCGCGGCCACCCGATGACCTGATTTCTCGATTTTCCTGTGTCGGGAAGCCCATTTGTCCATATTTTCAGTCATCCAGAAGCACCTCTCCCGTCGCTTTGCACCCGCCATCGATTTCCTCGGTCTACGCCGGAGCGGGTCTTCGTCGTAGATCATCAATCAAGCTCAGGATTTTCCCGATTGAGCTATTGGCCGGCCAACCCCGCAGTTACGACGTCCCGGCCGACAGCGGCAATGTCGTCAGCCACGCCTTCTGCCCGACCTGCGGCGGCCAGCTCTACGTCTCGTCCAGCGGCCGGCCCACGCATCTCTCGATCAAGGCCGGCTCGCTCGACGATCCATCGTGGCTCAGGCCCGATAGCCGCATCTGGAGCCGGAGCGCCCAGCCCTGGGGCATGGTGAAGGGCGATATCGAGAGCTTCGAGGCGGGATTCGGTAAATAGGGCTCCAGGGCATGCAATAAGGAGGAACCGGTCATCGACCTGGGAACGCTGCTGCCGCGCCATGCGCGCTATCGCCCCGGCCACCCGGCGCTGGCCATCGGCAACCGGCGGCTGGATTTCGCCGAGCTAAACGCCGAGGTTGACCGGCTGGCCAAGGCGTTGCTGCGGGCGGGCTTGGGGAAAGGCGACAAGGTTTCGACGCTGCTGCCCAACTGCCTCGAACAGGTGTTGATGTATGGCGCGGCGGCG includes these proteins:
- a CDS encoding GFA family protein, which produces MAGQPRSYDVPADSGNVVSHAFCPTCGGQLYVSSSGRPTHLSIKAGSLDDPSWLRPDSRIWSRSAQPWGMVKGDIESFEAGFGK
- a CDS encoding AMP-binding protein, producing MPRHARYRPGHPALAIGNRRLDFAELNAEVDRLAKALLRAGLGKGDKVSTLLPNCLEQVLMYGAAARTGIVIVPCSPLLQTGGLVSLLNDSDTLLLLADASFADTVTAARTDLPAIADERYVLVGRGMR